Part of the Lotus japonicus ecotype B-129 chromosome 6, LjGifu_v1.2 genome, GGTTTCTTTTTGGCATTTTGGTGTTTGTCTATTTGTCTGTGTTTATGCAGCAATTTTAGTTTTGAAGAAGGAATTAGAAAAATGCAGGCCTCATAATTCTCCACCAGTGTTGGAACAATCCAGATTAACAAAATTCTCCACCAGTAATGGAAAAGCAAAATTCTGTTCAGTTTAACATCTTTCACATGTGGGCTGGTTTGAttcatgaagatgatgaaatggtgatgaagaagatctatttaatttaattagtgcAAGTTTCAGATTGGGTTTCTGGGTttctaaaagaaagaaaagatgaagtaaGATGAAGTtgaggatgatgaagatgaagattgaatGAGGGTGATAAATTAATCtgggtttttaaatttttttaaatgaaaaaaaaaaattccacataagctcattaaatgacgtggcagtGCCACATGGGATTCCCgaagctccggcgttgactcaaccggccggagggaccaaagtcaatcattttgccaaaaactggggaccaatccccacctttactccggcgagggactaaagccatatttatgacaaaagttggggaccaaaaactggattaagccaaaatatttttatgttttagcATCTACGACTTTAACTACTTTGACACAAGCAGCATTTCCTTCTGATATTGTCTTCCACAAGCTTAGCTGTTTCCTTCTGGACTCTGCATGAACTGAAATTTGATTAATGCTACTATTACGAGCGACAAGTGCAATTAGTTGTGTAGCTTTTGTGAATTAGTTTTTCAGTTAGCATTCTGTTAGACTGTCACTAGTTAGCTGATTAGTGATAGTGATGTATAAATGTAGTTTTAGTTCACGTTGCCAAACTAAGGATGAATAAACTGAATTCAGTTccttcaatatttttttctcaattgttcTCCTTTCTCTTCTGCATCTTCTTCTCAGATGGTATTAGAGCTCTAATTTGAGCTCTACCATCAAGCTTGCGCTATGGCTCGACCACAAGGTCAGAGTTCACAGAATCAAGGTTCACAAAATCAGAGATCGCAAAATCTAGATCCGACGCAGAACACTGGGAGTCCCTATTGCATCCACCCTGGGGAGAATCCATAAACAGTGGTGGTGGATTTTCCATGctaattaacaataaaacaaGCTtgcaataaaattataaattgagCGCAACAAATAAATATCATGTGCAAGCATGCAATCATgactttctttgtaaaaatataTGCTTCGAAGCTGATTTACACTTTGAAAAAATAGCAAAAACAAATATATTAAAGacttaattacattttttatcCCCATTTATACACTTTGTATGAAAGTGATTCCTAAACTTCAAAAATTCTAATTTGATCTCACACATTTACCTTGCACTTTTGATTTTCCATCCCATTTCCGTCCAATGGAAACATGTGGACCAAAATtggtttttttaaaatttagagaCCATTTTCGCATAAAAGATATATAAGTAGGGAATCAAAAGTGTAATTAAGCTTACATTTCCAATCCCTTAAAACAGCAAACATTTGAGTCTCTTGAACAAAACCTTGCCGTTCAAAACAGTAGTATCCAGTGAAGTTTTTATCTTAATACTTTATCTCATATGCCTTGCGTGGCAGCTGCACCTCTTTGATATGCTCAAGACACCGTTTCCTCAAAGTTTCATTCGTCCTCCAATCAATATTGTAACTATGTAGTATGTGAAGAGATTCAAGAAGAGGACAACCATCAAGAATAGCATGCAAGCCATCTTTACTGAGAAAGTTAAATCCCACAATGTGTAGATGGCGTAGTTCAGGCATGGTTTGTGCAATAGCAAACGCCTCCTCATCTTTGAAACTTGGATATAATGGACCAttgtaaaattttaatactttCAAATGTGGGCAACATCGACCAATAGCTTGAAGTGAATCCTTAGTTAGAGGGCTATATGAAATGTCAACAAGTTCCTCTAAATGTGGAAGTTTCTTAGCAACCTCAATCAATCCTTTCTCAGAAATTTCACTGCAATATGGAAGCCGCAAGCGACGCAGATGGCTGCTGCTGTAAAataaccaaatatatatatatatatatatatatatatatatatatatatatatatatatatatatataaatgatagTACTTGGGAAAACTAAAGCCCCAAAATACAAAAAGTAAAGAAAGAATATTTTAATAAACTaatcatttaaaaaattgagatgtttacttttcaaaaaaataaaaccaaattATTTGGAAAAACTACTTGGATTAGCCTGCCAGGAAAATCTATCACGATAGAACATTAAACAGTTTACACTTTTCTCAACATCTATTGGCTATGTATTTGAGAAGATCATCAGTTGCAAAATATGCAAGAAAGCAAATAGAAATAAAACCATACCTGCTGGCTATGTATTTGAGAAAATCATCAGTTGCAAAATACTCAATAGTAATGTCTTCCAAATGACCGCAACTTTGATCAACAGCGTAGCGACAAAAGGCCCTTAACATATAGGCTGGATAGTTCCGGCATAAGGTCAGGTCAATGGAGCGCATCATGAGAGGGTCCTTACAGATATTCCACCACAAAGAGCAAACTTGACGTGCACTTGTCAAAATATCTGCAACACTGAGCTTTTGAAGTATAAATGCAGTCACGTCTATCGGAAGATCAAGCCAGTTTGGACCCATTATGCTCTCACTCTTCAATTCCTCCCTTGATCTCGAGCACCTTGTGCTCAAAATCCGTGAGCTCATGCGGTCAAAACTACTATTGACAGCTTTATGATGACGCCTAAACATTGaaaacaagagaaaaaaaatagtcaCGGATCATGTGTAAACGGATACTTTGCTAGTAGGAGATATGGGAGTGACACCTGGAATTTGTTAtacttatttaaaataaattaagattaattTGGTTTAAATTTGAAGTTGATCCAACCCAAATTTAAaccaaattaatttaaatttgaagttgATTCTTtctgatgtatcaaaaaaaaaaatttgaagatgataatataattataataatgatatctaaaatatttattgaaaataaaatattaataaaaaaagaagTATTCCAATTGTACTGTTATTGGGCTTACAACCTTTGTATTAAGTGGGCTTACCGAATTTGTACTATTGGGCCAGGCGACACATGacccgaacgggtcaaaacttcacaatatataaagaggacaccgcccatgcggtgggggatccaacacttttttGCTCATTTATTACTTTGTCATTCTCTACTTTTGTTgcctaattgcttagccctAACTGGAGTTttagaccggaacattggcgcccaccgtggggccgaggaATTCAATCCTAGGCTTCAAACTCACTGAAAATGGTGAATCGATCTGGAGCAAACGGAAGGGACAATCATGCTAATCATGAAAATGTTCCGCCCGACATTTTGCAACAGATCATGGAGGATCTAACTGATCTTCgccaacacaatcaacaactaCAAACTCAACTCGCTGAGATCAATCAAGATCGGGGCTTGCATGAGGGCGATCGTAGAATGGCAGAGATGGTGGTAGATTTTCAACCATTCACAGAAGACATTGCGAACACAACCGTTCCAGACAACTTGAAGACTTTGGTTCTCGATTCTTACTATGGCGATTCTGATCCAAAGGATCAtttggtgtatttcaacacCAAAATGGTTATTGTGGGCGCTTTAGATGCTCTGAAGTGCAAAATGCTTCCTTCAACTCTCAAAAAGTCAGCAATGACTTGGTTTACAACGCTTCCACCGCGTTCAATTGCAAGCTTTATGGATTTGTCGGCGAAGTTTCTGTCCCAATTCTCAACTAGCCGCGCCCAAAAAGTCACTCCAGCAGCTTTGTTTAATTTACAACAGAGGCATAATGAAAGCCTTCAATCGtttatggggcgtttcaatcaactaTCAGTGCAtctggaggataaaatgccagaaatttgTATTGCTGCTTTTGAATTGGGCCTTCAATCAGGAAGTCTGAACAGTAGTTTAAGTCGTAAGCCCGTGGAAACAATGGCGGAGTTACGAAGCAGGGTACAAGGTTTCATTcgggaggagcaaagtgatcgCATAAAGAGAAACCGCAAGAGTGCGGCGGTTGCTGGCCAACAACAACAGTCAGATTCGAAAAAGGCAGCAGTTAACGATCAACGTTCTGGCGGAGCAGTTGCAAAAGGAGAGAGAAGttacaataattcaagtcgTTTTGATAACCGCTCTAATTTTCGAAATCGTGTTCAGCCGTATGGAAATCGTGGTTATGGACAATCGATGACGTGGACCAGAAACCAACAAGACAGGTCGACCCCACTTGCGGTTAATTTAACTGAAGCATTGCACATGTGTTTGGAGGCGAACACAATTCGTTTTCCTAAACAACCAAAACCCCCACCAGGCAACGTGGACAGAAGtaagtggtgtgaatatcatCGAATCGCAGGACACAATACAGATGATTGTTTTACCTTAAAGAAAGAAATTGAGGCTTTGATAAAGGCAGGCTACATGCGCCAACTGGATGGGCGAAGGGAGTCAGATGGAGCTGGAACTTCAACGAAACGTGATGACACAGGGAAGGAGATTGAAGAATCTGAGCCAAAGAGGCAAGCTGGAGGTGAAACTAAGGGGCgcattcattctatttttggaGGATTTCGAGGAGGTGGTATGACTAATTCTTCAAGAAAGAGGTATGTTCATTCTATTAATGTTGTCTATGCAAATGACTGGGGAAATTGGGGAATCAATCAGCCCGATATTACATTTACTgttagagattttgagggagttcagcctcatgaagatgatcccattgtggtgatgttaaaagttgctgattacgaaattgagagggtactgttggatcaggggagttctgcagatttgatatatggtgatgcatttgaaaaGTTAGGGCTTACAGAAGCTGATTTATTACCGTATGATGGGGCGTTAGTTGGCTTCTCGGgtgaaaaagtatttgttagaGGGTACGTGGAGCTAAATACCGTGTTTGGTGAAGGTAAAAATGAGAAAGCCTTTGCCATTAAGTTTCTTGTGGTACAGTGTACATCGCCGTATAATGTGCTTATTGGGAGACCATCGCTTAACAAACTGGGGGCGATTATCTCAACAAGGCATTTAACAGTCAAGTACCCATTGGACA contains:
- the LOC130724860 gene encoding F-box protein SKIP19-like encodes the protein MGPNWLDLPIDVTAFILQKLSVADILTSARQVCSLWWNICKDPLMMRSIDLTLCRNYPAYMLRAFCRYAVDQSCGHLEDITIEYFATDDFLKYIASSSSHLRRLRLPYCSEISEKGLIEVAKKLPHLEELVDISYSPLTKDSLQAIGRCCPHLKVLKFYNGPLYPSFKDEEAFAIAQTMPELRHLHIVGFNFLSKDGLHAILDGCPLLESLHILHSYNIDWRTNETLRKRCLEHIKEVQLPRKAYEIKY